One Mercurialis annua linkage group LG3, ddMerAnnu1.2, whole genome shotgun sequence DNA window includes the following coding sequences:
- the LOC126672948 gene encoding uncharacterized protein LOC126672948, which yields MDTRRLPAADFWSWVDSYGSSWNLEMTELFWVMCWAIWYGRNQLCFCSNDIPYEVVISLCYKTLAEFKEANAKSCGNSEKRDPVWTRPMENWIKMNSDAGMARRGKWGIGFVGRDCAGEVVIAGNKNIQMRQSVLEAEAEALLWGLKIATECSLKLVEFESDSAQLISALTHDEEYLTEVGDILNDIRAAAMNLEGVKWRFVQRQANSLAHMIAAEAESDEGRIWMEEIQPQWMQTWNEDLLKSCLADSRFISV from the coding sequence ATGGATACTAGGAGACTTCCTGCAGCAGATTTTTGGTCATGGGTGGATTCGTATGGCAGCTCCTGGAACCTGGAAATGACTGAACTGTTTTGGGTTATGTGTTGGGCCATTTGGTATGGAAGAAATCAACTCTGCTTTTGTAGTAATGATATTCCCTACGAGGTTGTTATTTCTTTGTGCTATAAGACACTGGCTGAGTTCAAGGAAGCTAATGCTAAAAGCTGCGGAAATTCAGAGAAGAGGGATCCCGTGTGGACTAGACCAATGGAAAACTGGATTAAAATGAATTCTGATGCAGGGATGGCGAGAAGAGGTAAATGGGGTATTGGTTTTGTTGGAAGGGACTGTGCAGGTGAAGTTGTGATTGCTGGGAATAAGAACATCCAGATGAGACAATCTGTGCTCGAGGCAGAAGCAGAGGCCTTATTATGGGGTTTAAAGATAGCAACCGAGTGCTCTCTAAAGTTGGTAGAATTTGAATCTGATTCAGCTCAACTAATTTCAGCTTTAACCCATGATGAGGAGTATTTAACAGAAGTTGGAGATATATTAAATGACATCAGAGCTGCTGCAATGAACCTTGAGGGCGTGAAATGGAGGTTTGTCCAGCGACAGGCTAACTCTCTAGCTCACATGATAGCTGCAGAGGCGGAGTCAGATGAGGGTCGAATTTGGATGGAAGAAATTCAGCCACAATGGATGCAGACTTGGAATGAAGATTTATTGAAGAGTTGTTTAGCTGATAGTAGGTTTATTTCTGTTTAG
- the LOC126674746 gene encoding histone-lysine N-methyltransferase, H3 lysine-9 specific SUVH5-like yields MHSSSKKLARTISDPNENQNPRKKMLARRDFPPNCSERGSCSTSINSSNEGSSSAASEHVKQVLKLFRETLDRLEKEAKSKGKRANGHMHKYAVTIMGKSNLVNSDKRLGHVPGVEAGERFHYMAELYVTGVHLQLQRGIDYLKEGGMLLATSIVATDHHSNYMKSADVLVYAGEGGKDSAKDQVLERGNLALKNSWERKKPVRVVLTVGLKSCKGYSSDFNYCYDGLYMVEDVKKERGKLGKFVFKFQLKKMSGQEEVLITRGSLHESVKGVSRKEIRILNDISNGREKIPIPVVNKVDGERPLPFTYIADISDPEDQNHSLSTVCDGPDRSIQLQLEVFKTVSKGWGLRSRSYIRAGTFICEYVGTIVESKESYSSSGSDEYLFDAGDDYDDRIRNTQAVHEKEWGFTIDAGEYGNVGRFINHSCSSNLQVQNVLDGSKFPHVMLYAKKDIAPQTELTYDYNCRLAEARYMNGSVKAKICMCKSVNCAGKFY; encoded by the coding sequence ATGCACTCTTCATCCAAGAAATTAGCTAGAACAATCTCTGACCCGAATGAGAATCAAAACCCCAGAAAGAAAATGCTAGCCCGTCGAGATTTCCCCCCGAATTGCAGCGAACGAGGTTCTTGTTCTACGAGTATTAATTCGAGCAACGAAGGATCGAGTTCTGCAGCCAGTGAACATGTGAAGCAGGTTCTGAAGTTGTTCCGCGAGACGCTTGATAGACTGGAAAAGGAGGCCAAATCCAAGGGAAAAAGAGCTAATGGCCACATGCACAAATATGCAGTTACCATTATGGGGAAGTCTAATTTGGTTAACTCGGATAAACGGTTGGGACATGTTCCTGGAGTTGAGGCGGGTGAGAGATTTCATTATATGGCTGAATTGTATGTAACTGGGGTTCACTTGCAGCTTCAGAGAGGAATTGATTACTTGAAGGAAGGGGGAATGCTGCTGGCTACAAGTATTGTTGCTACTGATCACCACTCCAATTACATGAAATCGGCAGATGTCTTGGTTTACGCCGGTGAAGGTGGGAAGGATTCAGCGAAAGATCAAGTGCTTGAACGCGGTAATCTTGCTTTGAAGAACAGTTGGGAGCGGAAAAAGCCTGTACGAGTTGTCCTCACTGTAGGTCTTAAGAGCTGCAAGGGTTATTCCTCAGATTTCAACTACTGTTATGATGGCTTATACATGGTTGAGGATGTAAAGAAAGAAAGAGGGAAATTGGGGAAATTTGTATTCAAATTTCAGTTGAAGAAAATGTCAGGGCAGGAAGAAGTACTGATCACGCGTGGATCGTTACACGAATCTGTGAAAGGGGTATCACGTAAAGAAATACGTATACTGAATGATATTTCTAATGGCAGAGAGAAGATACCAATTCCTGTGGTGAACAAAGTTGATGGTGAAAGACCTTTACCATTCACTTACATTGCAGACATTTCTGATCCTGAGGATCAAAATCATAGTTTGTCAACTGTTTGTGATGGTCCTGACAGAAGTATTCAGCTTCAACTTGAGGTGTTCAAGACTGTGTCAAAAGGATGGGGGCTTAGATCAAGATCATACATTCGAGCCGGAACATTCATATGCGAATACGTCGGAACAATTGTTGAATCGAAAGAATCATACAGTAGTTCTGGAAGTGATGAGTATCTGTTTGATGCAGGAGATGACTACGATGATCGTATTCGCAACACTCAAGCTGTTCATGAGAAAGAATGGGGATTTACCATTGATGCAGGGGAGTATGGTAATGTTGGAAGGTTCATTAACCATAGCTGTTCTTCAAATCTGCAGGTGCAAAATGTTTTGGATGGCAGTAAATTTCCTCATGTAATGCTGTATGCAAAGAAGGACATAGCTCCTCAGACAGAGTTGACGTACGACTACAATTGCAGGTTAGCAGAAGCTCGATACATGAATGGGAGTGTTAAGGCCAAGATTTGTATGTGTAAATCCGTTAACTGTGCTGGAAAATTCTACTGA
- the LOC126672947 gene encoding uncharacterized protein LOC126672947: MREEGAPENSAKKQNAPIVIPDEERWMDEQHTLKGGEEHLEEKVRQVMSRLGIRCEDVDISLRSDSPLADFIISHEFPTKFKYPPNLESYDGTGCPKSHIHKFQAVINVQTNLDHVLCKLFPTTLKGLAQEWYQSLKPGSVLTFKQFSGLFQARFVACIPQKKLSTDLLAIMQWEGETLRKYVERFNKEAMQIEDLSQEIAYTALLNGTTNSDLRKELLAKSPKSFTTLMTIAHTQIRVDDGQREIENRLGRVEERTFAKRRNGDRSPTGKRFGEKGNDHFRNKRKKDEDRRYTPLNTTRTNVLFWIKDSREKVRWPRKMNAASASKRDNSKYCEFHRDNGHTTDECWHLKEEIEKLIERGSLSQFVKRDTEARETESERKKERKEETARRPRPEPAGVVNVIMGGSTGGDSNTTRKKAARTVYSVSPGAPNAKKFRSVSFSEGDSHGLSVPHEDALVVKGRLNNFEVSRMLVDTGSSVNMITMEVFGRIGLKKENLTHVSTPLVGLGGKSVQVEGSLEINIQLGDGEIYKEIRAEFMVVNMDFAYNAILGRPLLHDTCASICMRYLLMKIPTREGDAEVRGCQKSAREAYFTALRKVHITLPVLTMEPPEKKERAEHYGRTAKIELSPGKEIEVGDELEEEIKRSLTENLRSLGDSFAWTTYELVGVDPDVICHRLNIAIDAKAVIQKKRRHSPEKQLAIAEEVARLKAANVIKDAYYPKWVANVVMVKKSNGTYRMCVDFTDLNKACPKDSFPLPHIDQLVDSTAGHALYTFLDAKAGYHQIPMAPEDQERTAFITDQGLFCYKMMPFGLKNAGATYQRLVNSIFRDQIGKHMEVYVDDMIIKSIRAEDHPTDVKIVLETLKRYQLKLNPEKCVFGVPAGKFLGYMVSKRGIEANPDKIEAVLKMTPPRSIHEVQKLNGRITALGRFMSCSAKRCLPFFKTLKQIKNFTWTAECQQAFEELKSFLSSPPLLARPDPGDVLYLYISCSDETIAGVLVSEKGGEQYSIYYISKVLRDAELRYPKLEKLALCVYTATIKLRHYFEGHQVIVRTDQPLRKILQKAETSGRIAEWAVKIGSLGVIYEARKALKAQALADFFAELTFKEPMEDKTTPWEIHVDGAVCGEGAGIGVVLKGPGRIQMEYSARLEFPASNNVAEYEALITGLQLCEELNISEVQIYSDSQLVVNQVSGNFEVKEATLKKYAKQAKTFFGDNGRSWSLQQIPRAMNGRSDELAKWAATKNYDSMRNIPHEIKRQPSFQEEIEEGEVLMVEGEETWMTPLTSYLVNGILPEDKKEAKRIVVLSSKFGIYNGRLYKRSFTHPWLRCVNKEEGEYIMKELHEGTCGAHDGASTLVRKALLQGYYWPTMKEQATTLVRRCWPCQQHALVPRKQASEMKPIGSAWPFAQWGMDILGPLPLATGQRKFLVVAIDHFTKWIEFDSAKFRKFCAEYQIDLRFTSVYHPQSNGQTEVANRILLAGLKRRLDECKGRWVEELYSVPWNYRTTPRESTGETPFALASGTEAVIPVEIGAPTPRTEDNQLNLEENEEELRNNLDLLVEKINRSDIRMEAYRQKMARHFNSHVKKRKFELGDLVMRETEVKKEKQGPESCNQIGKDLTPSARSLKKEHSNSPTPWE; this comes from the exons ATGCGAGAGGAAGGTGCCCCGGAAAATTCCGCAAAGAAACAAAACGCCCCCATAGTAATTCCAGACGAAGAACGTTGGATGGATGAACAACACACCCTCAAAGGCGGAGAAGAGCATCTGGAGGAAAAAGTCCGCCAAGTCATGAGCAGGCTTGGAATAAGATGTGAAGACGTAGATATCTCTCTTCGAAGTGACTCACCACTTGCAGATTTCATCATCTCTCACGAGTTCCCTACAAAGTTCAAATACCCTCCAAATTTGGAATCATACGATGGAACAGGCTGTCCCAAGAGCCATATTCACAAATTCCAAGCGGTGATCAATGTTCAGACAAACTTAGATCACGTACTATGCAAACTTTTTCCTACTACCTTAAAAGGTCTGGCGCAGGAATGGTACCAGAGTTTAAAGCCAGGATCGGTGCTGACGTTCAAGCAATTCTCAGGACTTTTCCAGGCTAGATTCGTAGCATGCATCCCTCAAAAGAAGCTGTCCACAGACCTGCTGGCCATCATGCAATGGGAAGGAGAGACACTCAGGAAGTATGTAGAAAGATTCAATAAGGAGGCGATGCAGATAGAAGACCTGAGCCAGGAGATCGCCTACACAGCATTACTCAATGGAACTACCAACTCCGACCTACGAAAGGAATTGTTggctaaatcaccaaaatcattTACCACACTGATGACCATCGCGCATACACAGATCAGAGTGGATGATGGCCAGAGAGAGATAGAGAATCGCCTTGGACGGGTAGAAGAACGAACATTTGCAAAAAGAAGAAATGGGGACAGATCGCCCACAGGAAAGAGGTTCGGAGAAAAAGGCAACGaccatttcagaaataaaaggaaaaaagacgAAGATAGGCGATATACGCCCCTGAACACAACTAGAACCAACGTACTGTTTTGGATAAAAGACAGCCGAGAGAAGGTCAGATGGCCAAGGAAGATGAACGCTGCATCAGCCAGCAAAAGAGACAACAGCAAATACTGTGAATTTCACAGAGACAACGGCCACACCACAGATGAATGCTGGCACCTAAAGGAGGAGATAGAAAAGCTAATAGAAAGGGGATCCCTTTCCCAGTTCGTAAAAAGGGATACTGAAGCCAGAGAGACGgaatcagaaagaaagaaagagcggAAAGAAGAAACCGCCAGAAGACCCAGACCAGAGCCAGCAGGCGTGGTTAACGTAATAATGGGCGGATCGACCGGAGGAGACAGCAATACTACAAGAAAGAAAGCTGCAAGAACAGTCTACTCAGTTAGCCCAGGTGCACCAAATGCTAAGAAATTCAGAAGTGTATCTTTTTCGGAGGGCGATAGTCACGGCTTATCAGTCCCCCATGAGGACGCCCTAGTTGTCAAGGGGCGACTCAACAATTTCGAGGTATCTCGGATGCTTGTAGACACGGGAAGTTCGGTAAACATGATCACGATGGAGGTGTTCGGCAGAATTGGactcaagaaagaaaatttgacaCATGTCTCTACTCCACTGGTGGGACTAGGAGGCAAATCTGTACAGGTGGAAGGATCACTGGAAATAAACATCCAACTGGGAGATGGAGAGATCTACAAAGAGATCCGAGCAGAATTCATGGTGGTCAATATGGACTTTGCATACAACGCAATTCTTGGAAGGCCACTTTTGCACGATACGTGCGCATCCATTTGCATGAGGTACCTACTGATGAAAATCCCAACCAGAGAAGGCGATGCCGAAGTCAGAGGATGCCAAAAGTCAGCCAGAGAAGCATACTTTACAGCTCTCAGGAAAGTACATATAACCTTGCCAGTACTAACAATGGAACCTCCAGAGAAGAAGGAAAGGGCGGAGCACTATGGGCGAACCGCGAAAATCGAATTATCCCCAGGAAAGGAGATAGAAGTGGGAGATGAGctagaagaagaaatcaaacgaTCTCTGACAGAAAACCTCAGATCGCTTGGAGACTCCTTTGCCTGGACAACATACGAATTGGTCGGAGTAGACCCGGACGTCATATGTCATCGGTTAAACATAGCGATCGACGCGAAGGCAGTGATACAGAAGAAGAGAAGGCACTCGCCCGAAAAACAACTCGCCATCGCAGAAGAGGTCGCCCGGTTAAAAGCAGCAAACGTGATCAAAGACGCCTATTACCCCAAGTGGGTAGCAAATGTGGTGATGGTAAAAAAGTCCAATGGCACTTACCGAATGTGTGTGGACTTCACAGATCTGAATAAAGCATGTCCCAAAGATAGTTTCCCGCTCCCACACATTGATCAGTTAGTAGACTCCACAGCAGGTCACGCCCTCTATACATTCCTAGATGCCAAGGCGGGATATCATCAGATACCCATGGCACCTGAAGACCAGGAGAGGACGGCCTTCATAACGGACCAGGGATTATTTTGTTACAAGATGATGCCCTTTGGTCTAAAGAACGCAGGAGCCACATATCAGCGGCTGGTGAACTCAATATTCAGAGATCAGATCGGAAAacacatggaagtttatgtggatgacatgatCATCAAAAGCATCCGAGCTGAAGACCACCCAACAGATGTGAAGATAGTCCTAGAGACGCTAAAGAGATACCAGCTAAAACTCAATCCGGAAAAGTGCGTATTCGGAGTACCGGCAGGCAAGTTCTTGGGATACATGGTCTCTAAGCGGGGTATTGAGGCTAACCCAGACAAAATCGAAGCGGTCTTAAAAATGACGCCGCCACGGAGCATACATGAAGTCCAGAAGCTCAACGGCCGGATCACGGCTCTAGGCCGGTTCATGTCCTGCTCGGCAAAACGATGTCTACCTTTCTTCAAAACCCTGAAACAGATCAAGAACTTCACATGGACAGCAGAATGCCAGCAGGCGTTTGAGGAATTGAAAAGCTTCCTATCCTCGCCCCCACTTTTGGCGAGACCAGATCCGGGCGAcgtgttatatttatacatctcttGCTCTGACGAAACAATAGCAGGAGTATTGGTATCGGAAAAAGGAGGAGAACAATACTCGATCTACTACATTAGCAAAGTGCTCAGAGATGCGGAGCTAAGATACCCGAAGTTGGAAAAGCTGGCGCTGTGCGTATACACCGCCACCATCAAGCTCCGACATTACTTCGAAGGACACCAAGTCATTGTACGGACCGACCAACCATTACGAAAAATCCTCCAGAAGGCGGAGACAAGTGGACGCATAGCAGAATGGGCCGTCAAAATAGGAAGTCTGGGCGTTATCTATGAAGCTCGAAAAGCACTGAAAGCTCAAGCACTAGCCGACTTCTTCGCAGAATTAACATTCAAAGAACCCATGGAGGACAAAACGACTCCCTGGGAGATACACGTCGATGGAGCAGTTTGCGGAGAAGGAGCGGGTATCGGAGTCGTGCTCAAAGGACCAGGAAGAATCCAAATGGAATATTCAGCAAGACTCGAATTTCCAGCTTCCAACAATGTTGCGGAATATGAGGCACTGATAACAGGGTTGCAATTATGCGAAGAACTCAATATCTCCGAAGTCCAGATCTATAGTGATTCACAGCTGGTCGTGAACCAAGTCTCAGGGAACTTCGAAGTAAAAGAAGCCACATTGAAGAAATACGCCAAGCAAGCCAAAACCTTCTTTGGCGATAATGGGCGATCCTGGTCGTTACAGCAAATACCCAGAGCAATGAATGGAAGATCAGACGAATTGGCAAAGTGGGCAGCAACAAAGAATTACGACTCAATGAGAAACATCCCTCATGAAATCAAACGACAGCCTAGCTTTcaagaagaaattgaagaaggCGAAGTACTGATGGTAGAAGGGGAAGAAACCTGGATGACCCCCCTCACATCATACCTGGTTAATGGAATACTCCCCGAGGATAAAAAGGAAGCCAAAAGAATAGTGGTACTATCATCAAAGTTCGGAATATACAACGGCCGGCTGTACAAACGGTCATTCACCCATCCCTGGCTAAGATGTGTGAACAAAGAAGAAGGAGAGTACATCATGAAAGAATTACATGAGGGGACCTGCGGAGCACATGACGGAGCATCAACACTGGTCAGGAAAGCACTGCTACAAGGCTATTATTGGCCCACAATGAAAGAACAAGCTACAACGCTAGTAAGGAGATGCTGGCCTTGCCAGCAACATGCCTTGGTACCAAGAAAGCAGGCTTCAGAAATGAAACCCATCGGCAGTGCATGGCCGTTCGCCCAGTGGGGTATGGACATCCTGGGACCTCTCCCTTTGGCCACAGGACAACGGAAGTTCCTGGTAGTGGCAATTGACCacttcaccaagtggatagag ttcgacTCAGCAAAGTTTAGGAAGTTTTGTGCCGAGTATCAGATCGACCTAAGGTTCACTTCGGTTTACCATCCACAATCAAATGGGCAAACCGAAGTGGCCAACAGAATCCTACTGGCCGGACTAAAAAGAAGACTAGACGAGTGCAAAGGAAGATGGGTAGAAGAACTCTACAGTGTCCCATGGAACTACCGTACCACCCCTAGAGAATCAACGGGCGAAACACCGTTCGCCCTAGCCTCTGGAACGGAGGCTGTAATTCCTGTAGAGATCGGCGCACCCACGCCAAGGACAGAAGACAACCAGCTAAACCTAGAAGAAAACGAAGAAGAGCTCAGGAACAATCTGGATCTCCTGGTTGAAAAAATCAACAGATCAGACATCAGGATGGAAGCCTACAGACAGAAAATGGCAAGACATTTCAACAGCCATGTGAAGAAAAGAAAGTTCGAATTAGGCGACCTCGTCATGAGAGAGACCGAAGTCAAAAAGGAGAAGCAGGGACCGGAAAGCTGCAACCAAATTGGGAAGGACCTTACACCATCAGCAAGGTCATTAAAGAAGGAACATTCAAACTCACCAACTCCATGGGAATAA
- the LOC126675379 gene encoding histone-lysine N-methyltransferase, H3 lysine-9 specific SUVH5-like, with product MEFGMSTSLSLGTTTMKRKATRQYPTRCKLFLHSLDSKEFKGNSSYEPLEEFSYMGNPPNSKKIVSERFLDNFLDDSILNRIKTKENSCKGGFSYHSKNQGSNAISRDIISRKQDSNTFDNDYLPRKQLKISVQLYREILDKLLQKVEKSSWQKPNIHLKAAMVLRNITNWLPIKKQIGSISGVEIGDEFKFRAELCIVGIHHHFMKGIDYVERDGTTLATSVIVTSRYANTLDSDVLIYLGEGGNPRVLNSHPLKDQVLKRGNLALKNSMEHHSPVRVVYQTKYNVFKSSSLSQSSDRKTSKVVYVYDGLYLVEKYWQTRGEFGKNVLKFQMRRIARQSKSTRGFASKANNEFLHNESFFMKDISKGKEKMPINVVNTLDDKKPLPFVYYSNRTYPISSQKSILSSCDGCDCTDGCSDSEDCSCKIKNGKMFMYDYSEELIGKNRHIYECGANCKCFESCINRVSQRKFKFQLEVFKTELKGWGVRSKLHIPVGSFICEYVGEVLKVNEANQRNNMCDYLFDIENNEEGEGYTIDASRHGNVGRFINHSCFPNLYVQSVVHGDHVDKFSHIMLFAMRDIPPLQELTYDYKHRLGEIRCKNGDFKRKECNCESANCIKMFYE from the coding sequence ATGGAATTTGGCATGAGCACGAGTTTGTCGTTGGGAACTACAACAATGAAAAGGAAAGCTACTCGTCAATATCCAACTCGTTGCAAATTGTTTTTACACTCTCTAGACTCAAAGGAATTCAAAGGAAATTCTTCTTATGAACCCTTAGAAGAATTTTCCTACATGGGAAATCCACCAAATTCGAAGAAAATTGTAAGTGAACGTTTTCTCGATAACTTTTTAGATGATTCTATTCTAAATCGTATAAAGACTAAAGAAAATTCATGTAAAGGAGGGTTTTCCTATCATAGTAAGAACCAAGGTTCTAATGCCATCTCTAGGGACATTATATCTCGTAAGCAAGATTCTAATACTTTTGATAATGATTATCTTCCTCGTAAGCAATTGAAAATTAGTGTGCAATTGTACCGTGAAATACTTGATAAGCTTTtacaaaaagttgaaaagtcAAGTTGGCAAAAGCCTAACATTCACTTAAAAGCTGCAATGGTTCTTCGAAATATTACCAATTGGCTTCCGATTAAGAAACAAATAGGATCTATTTCTGGAGTGGAGATTGGAGATGAGTTTAAGTTTAGAGCGGAACTCTGCATAGTTGGCATTCACCATCATTTTATGAAGGGTATAGATTATGTTGAGAGAGATGGGACTACATTGGCCACAAGTGTAATTGTAACTAGCCGATACGCGAACACTTTGGACTCCGATGTCTTGATTTACTTAGGTGAAGGTGGAAATCCTAGAGTTTTGAATTCTCATCCGCTCAAAGACCAAGTATTAAAAAGAGGAAACCTTGCATTGAAGAATAGCATGGAGCATCATTCACCGGTAAGGGTTGTCTATCAGACAAAGTATAACGTCTTCAAGTCATCAAGTCTTAGTCAGAGCTCGGATAGAAAGACTTCAAAAGTAGTTTATGTTTATGATGGTTTATACTTGGTGGAAAAATATTGGCAAACGAGAGGCGAGTTTGGAAAAAATGTTCTAAAGTTTCAAATGAGAAGGATTGCAAGACAATCAAAGTCAACTCGAGGATTTGCAAGCAAAGCAAATAACGAATTTCTTCACAATGAGAGTTTCTTTATGAAAGATATCTCAAAAGGCAAAGAGAAAATGCCTATTAATGTGGTGAACACGCTTGACGACAAAAAGCCTTTACCATTTGTGTACTATTCTAATAGAACATATCCTATAAGCTCTCAAAAGAGTATTTTAAGTAGTTGTGACGGTTGTGATTGTACCGACGGATGCTCCGACTCTGAAGATTGCTCttgcaaaattaaaaatggaaaaatgtttATGTATGACTATAGTGAAGAACTCATTGGAAAGAACCGTCACATTTATGAATGTGGTGCTAATTGTAAGTGTTTCGAGTCTTGCATTAATAGAGTGAGCCAACGAAAATTCAAGTTTCAACTCGAGGTCTTCAAAACCGAATTGAAAGGTTGGGGCGTTAGATCGAAATTGCATATTCCCGTTGGTAGTTTCATATGCGAGTATGTCGGAGAAGTCCTTAAGGTTAATGAAGCTAATCAAAGGAATAACATGTGTGACTATTTATTTGACATAGAAAATAATGAAGAGGGTGAGGGTTATACTATAGATGCTTCTCGACATGGTAATGTGGGAAGATTTATTAATCATAGTTGTTTCCCTAATCTTTATGTCCAAAGTGTCGTACATGGTGATCATGTTGACAAATTTTCTCATATTATGCTATTTGCTATGAGAGACATCCCTCCATTGCAAGAGTTGACCTATGATTATAAGCATCGGTTAGGAGAAATTCGTTGCAAGAATGGCGATTTCAAGAGGAAGGAGTGTAATTGTGAATCTGCTAATTGCATCAAAATGTTCTATGAATAG
- the LOC126671498 gene encoding uncharacterized protein LOC126671498 codes for MNNNNSETMNNKSEGGENGNGGGGVGGGDGIMNWQNAPLHVACLRIATPVDQLPRIDAELAQSQHVVTKYSALGQGLAVMIRSSINSWTTVHPTLSPIPKISNNNLRTCRQMACLIFLQQLPLTVICSRYIIYPIVVQKVPPRIHILSNAKLDSPLRKVQHLKLNFKRQFKKYGDDEIPIGELLEKLMRDADRTEINWLPEIC; via the exons ATGAATAATAATAACAGTGAGACTATGAATAATAAGAGTGAAGGAGGTGAGAATGGTAACGGCGGCGGCGGCGTTGGTGGTGGAGATGGGATAATGAATTGGCAAAATGCCCCCTTACATGTAGCTTGTTTAAGGATCGCTACTCCGGTTGATCAGTTGCCGAGAATTGATGCTGAGCTTGCTCAATCTCAGCATGTTGTAACTAAATATTCAGCTCTTGGTCAGGGTTTGGCGGTGATGATAAGGAGCTCGATCAATTCATG GACAACGGTGCATCCAACACTGTCACCAATTCCCAAAATCAGCAACAACAACTTAAGAACTTGCAGGCAGATGGCTTGTTTAATCTTTTTGCAGCAACTCCCCTTAACAG TCATTTGCAGTAGATATATCATTTATCCTATTGTCGTTCAAAAGGTTCCTCCGAGAATTCATATTCTCTCAAATGCAAAGCTTGACTCGCCCTTGCGGAAG GTGCAGCATTTGAAACTGAATTTCAAGCGGCAGTTCAAAAAATATGGTGACGACGAAATACCCATTGGAGAGTTGCTTGAAAAACTGATGAGAGACGCGGATAGAACTGAGATAAACTGGTTGCCTGAAATTTGTTAG